The Aggregicoccus sp. 17bor-14 genome has a window encoding:
- the sppA gene encoding signal peptide peptidase SppA → MRPALLLSLLPSLALAQTSELVRPNDPSRGITLPPTSPALVDEATALSLNPAALSTLGSGQLVYVHERDVARDGLGDGLFVGSTFFGSLGLGASVEWLRGREMASYRRSGLGLSLGAEPLSLGVGYHWYASGENSRVDALSSWDLGLSARPWRPLSLSFVVRNVDAPGTGPAKLPREWDLGVGVRPFGERYSLAADYRVASGQSLNQGRLGYTLQAQLFRGVGLSAGLSHGLRSGEELALQFGVTLDAAHLGLTYAGGGYGEGLDHVLAVRLSREKYASLPTGGGKVALLDLDDRLASSSGVVRSVLGWSAPDPYLRLMRFLDEATRDPQLAGVVLKIEGLRGSGWGKAEELRQAVLRLRASGKRVLAVLLSVDDAGYMVASAADEIWALPAANLRINGLSATVTHLGGTMEKLGVSWDVARVGEFKNAPEQLTRKDMSEAQRETVNAYLDTEVRHYERTVAAARKLPPGRLQQAYASGLVTARQAKELGLVDGVLVPEELDRKAAELVPGGRFDPDYAPRDERDRRWGSRRRIAIVPVIGAIAGGKSREDPLGASRIAGAETVVRALQRAQEDPGVAAIVVRVDSGGGDVLASDLMYRAVLEAKKHKPVVASMGDVAASGGYYASMGADEILASPTTLTGSIGVFFLKPALGGLGERLGVHQETVTRAPLPGLLQGWRPWTPEEQHAAQAWVDSAYDDFISNVAESRHLQKAAVDAMARGRVWSGEDAKARGLVDRFGGLLDAVAVARERAGVPAAEELDLQLLGEAGGLFSSLGGEPGVLGQALNDVLPPQPSPVPPLLQDFLQEVGGAAGTALAPGVQAALPYSVVVQ, encoded by the coding sequence ATGCGCCCTGCCCTGCTGCTGTCGCTCCTGCCGTCGCTCGCGCTCGCCCAGACCTCCGAGCTGGTGCGCCCCAACGATCCCTCGCGCGGCATCACGCTCCCGCCCACCTCTCCCGCCCTGGTGGACGAGGCCACCGCGCTCTCGCTCAACCCGGCCGCGCTCTCCACCCTGGGCTCGGGCCAGCTCGTCTACGTGCACGAGCGGGACGTGGCGCGCGACGGGCTCGGCGACGGGCTCTTCGTCGGCAGCACCTTCTTCGGCTCCCTCGGCCTGGGCGCGAGCGTGGAGTGGCTGCGCGGCCGCGAGATGGCGAGCTACCGGCGCAGCGGCCTGGGGCTGTCGCTGGGCGCGGAGCCGCTGAGCCTGGGCGTGGGGTACCACTGGTACGCGAGCGGCGAGAACTCGCGTGTGGACGCGCTGAGCAGCTGGGACCTGGGCCTGAGCGCCCGGCCCTGGCGGCCGCTCTCGCTCTCCTTCGTGGTGCGCAACGTGGACGCGCCGGGAACGGGCCCCGCGAAGCTGCCGCGCGAGTGGGACCTGGGCGTGGGCGTGCGTCCCTTCGGCGAGCGCTACTCGCTCGCGGCGGACTACCGGGTGGCGAGCGGCCAGAGCCTGAACCAGGGCCGGCTCGGCTACACGCTGCAGGCGCAGCTCTTTCGCGGCGTGGGCCTGAGCGCGGGGCTGAGCCACGGCCTGCGCAGCGGCGAGGAGCTGGCGCTGCAGTTCGGCGTCACCCTGGACGCCGCGCACCTCGGCCTCACCTACGCGGGCGGCGGGTACGGGGAGGGGTTGGACCACGTGCTCGCGGTGCGCCTGAGCCGCGAGAAGTACGCCTCGCTGCCCACGGGCGGTGGAAAGGTGGCGCTGCTGGACCTGGACGACCGGCTCGCGAGCAGCAGCGGCGTGGTGCGCAGCGTGCTCGGCTGGAGCGCGCCGGATCCGTACCTGCGCCTGATGCGCTTCCTCGACGAGGCCACGCGAGACCCGCAGCTCGCGGGCGTGGTGCTCAAGATCGAGGGCCTGCGCGGCAGCGGCTGGGGCAAGGCCGAGGAGCTGCGCCAGGCGGTGCTGCGGCTGCGCGCCTCGGGCAAGCGGGTGCTCGCGGTGCTGCTCTCGGTGGACGACGCGGGCTACATGGTCGCCTCCGCGGCGGATGAGATCTGGGCACTGCCGGCCGCGAACCTGCGCATCAACGGGCTCAGCGCCACGGTGACGCACCTGGGCGGCACCATGGAGAAGCTGGGCGTGAGCTGGGACGTGGCGCGCGTGGGCGAGTTCAAGAACGCGCCCGAGCAGCTCACCCGCAAGGACATGAGCGAGGCGCAGCGCGAGACGGTGAACGCCTACCTGGACACTGAGGTGCGCCACTACGAGCGCACGGTGGCGGCCGCGCGCAAGCTGCCCCCGGGCCGGCTGCAGCAGGCCTACGCCTCCGGGCTGGTGACGGCGCGCCAGGCGAAGGAGCTGGGGCTGGTGGACGGGGTGCTGGTGCCCGAGGAGCTGGACCGCAAGGCGGCGGAGCTGGTGCCCGGCGGCCGCTTCGACCCCGACTACGCGCCGCGCGACGAGCGCGACCGGCGCTGGGGCAGCCGCCGGCGCATCGCGATCGTGCCGGTCATCGGGGCCATCGCCGGGGGCAAGAGCCGCGAGGACCCGCTGGGCGCGAGCCGCATCGCGGGCGCGGAGACGGTGGTGCGCGCGCTGCAGCGCGCGCAGGAGGACCCGGGCGTCGCGGCCATCGTGGTGCGCGTGGACTCGGGCGGCGGCGACGTGCTCGCCTCGGACCTGATGTACCGCGCGGTGCTGGAGGCCAAGAAGCACAAGCCCGTGGTCGCCTCCATGGGCGATGTGGCCGCGAGCGGCGGCTACTACGCGAGCATGGGCGCCGACGAGATCCTCGCCTCCCCCACCACGCTCACCGGCAGCATCGGCGTGTTCTTCCTCAAGCCGGCGCTGGGGGGCCTGGGCGAGCGGCTGGGGGTGCACCAGGAGACGGTGACCCGCGCGCCGCTGCCGGGGCTGCTGCAGGGCTGGAGGCCGTGGACGCCCGAGGAGCAGCACGCCGCGCAGGCCTGGGTGGACAGCGCCTACGACGACTTCATCTCCAACGTGGCCGAGTCGCGCCACCTGCAGAAGGCGGCGGTGGACGCCATGGCGCGCGGCCGGGTGTGGAGCGGCGAGGACGCGAAGGCGCGCGGGCTGGTGGACCGCTTCGGCGGCCTGCTGGACGCGGTGGCCGTGGCGCGCGAGCGCGCGGGGGTGCCGGCGGCGGAGGAGCTGGACCTGCAGCTGCTCGGGGAGGCCGGCGGGCTCTTCTCGTCGCTCGGCGGGGAGCCCGGGGTGCTGGGCCAGGCACTGAACGACGTGCTGCCGCCACAGCCCTCGCCCGTCCCCCCGCTGCTCCAGGACTTCCTGCAGGAGGTAGGCGGCGCGGCCGGCACGGCGCTGGCGCCAGGCGTCCAGGCGGCGCTGCCCTATTCCGTGGTCGTCCAGTAG
- a CDS encoding FKBP-type peptidyl-prolyl cis-trans isomerase: MLRFATVLPAALSLLLLASACGEGNTGDPATTPFSEQLGVDLSAMEKRPSGLYVQDLTVGQGSVAAVGSTPSVRYTGWLADGQVVDSNLADAQPWTFKLGAGNVIRGWDEGLVGMRVGGVRRLVIPSDLGYGDKGYGPVPGKAVLVFRVELVAVTF, from the coding sequence ATGCTGCGCTTCGCAACCGTCCTTCCCGCCGCCCTCTCCCTCCTGCTGCTCGCCTCCGCCTGCGGTGAAGGAAACACGGGCGACCCGGCCACCACCCCCTTCTCCGAGCAGCTGGGCGTGGACCTCTCCGCCATGGAGAAGCGTCCCTCGGGCCTCTACGTGCAGGACCTCACGGTGGGGCAGGGCTCGGTCGCGGCCGTGGGCAGCACGCCCTCCGTGCGCTACACGGGGTGGCTGGCGGATGGGCAGGTGGTGGACAGCAACCTGGCCGATGCGCAGCCCTGGACGTTCAAGCTCGGAGCGGGGAACGTCATCCGGGGCTGGGACGAGGGCCTGGTCGGGATGCGCGTGGGCGGCGTGCGCCGGCTCGTCATCCCCTCGGACCTCGGCTACGGCGACAAGGGCTACGGTCCCGTCCCGGGCAAGGCGGTGCTCGTGTTCCGGGTGGAGCTGGTCGCGGTGACCTTCTAG
- a CDS encoding PEGA domain-containing protein — protein sequence MKPFALLLLPTLALATAPARAPAPRAAALLVALDPQAEGLVPRMEADLSRALGTYDELQVRTPEALYGQPVDPGAQAALERAKGAYADALSAFVAKKPGRAEERVRASLQEVPAAAAAMRGCTPLCDATALLAGMLLERGEPDDAKHALLDLMALDPTYALSPQRFRRELLALRAEVGTSHAAALRGSATVVARPAGARVYLDGEALGYAPVSIPALAVGAHLVRVERPGFRTEGQLLQAGADEQTVTVALTATPAYSAARAKLDAVVRELGKEAPSPAAVALGKSLGLERALLGSVRTLPDGAGSELALALYELGSGKRLALRRMKLQGDEFGQLQGELERLVNHLFAEAAGGSARAVQSSDPLDHTQGTEEWSGEDRGGKSRQAEKKRKATDPLDTVSGTEDW from the coding sequence ATGAAGCCGTTCGCGCTGCTCCTGCTGCCCACGCTCGCGCTCGCTACTGCCCCCGCCCGCGCTCCGGCGCCCCGCGCCGCCGCGCTGCTCGTGGCGCTGGACCCTCAGGCAGAAGGCCTGGTGCCGCGCATGGAGGCGGACCTCTCGCGCGCGCTGGGAACCTACGACGAGCTGCAGGTGCGCACGCCCGAGGCCCTCTACGGCCAGCCCGTGGACCCGGGCGCTCAAGCCGCGCTCGAGCGCGCGAAGGGGGCGTACGCGGACGCGCTCTCGGCCTTCGTGGCGAAGAAGCCGGGCCGCGCGGAGGAGCGCGTGCGGGCGAGCCTGCAGGAGGTGCCGGCGGCCGCCGCGGCGATGCGCGGCTGCACCCCCCTGTGCGACGCGACGGCGCTGCTCGCGGGGATGCTGCTCGAGCGCGGCGAGCCCGACGATGCGAAGCACGCCCTGCTGGACCTGATGGCGCTGGATCCCACCTATGCGCTCAGCCCGCAGCGCTTCCGCCGCGAGCTGCTCGCCCTGCGCGCGGAGGTGGGCACCAGCCACGCGGCGGCCCTGCGCGGCAGCGCCACGGTGGTGGCGCGGCCCGCCGGAGCGCGCGTGTACCTGGACGGCGAGGCGCTGGGCTACGCGCCGGTGAGCATCCCGGCGCTCGCGGTGGGCGCGCACCTCGTGCGCGTGGAGCGGCCGGGCTTTCGCACCGAGGGGCAGCTGCTGCAGGCGGGCGCGGATGAGCAGACCGTCACGGTCGCGCTCACCGCGACGCCCGCGTACAGCGCGGCGCGCGCGAAGCTGGACGCGGTGGTGCGCGAGCTGGGCAAGGAGGCGCCCTCCCCTGCCGCGGTGGCGCTGGGCAAGAGCCTGGGCCTCGAGCGCGCGCTGCTGGGCAGCGTGCGCACGCTGCCGGACGGCGCGGGCAGTGAGCTCGCGCTCGCGCTCTACGAGCTCGGCAGCGGCAAGCGGCTCGCGCTGCGGCGGATGAAGCTGCAGGGCGACGAGTTCGGGCAGCTGCAGGGCGAGCTGGAGCGCCTGGTGAACCACCTCTTCGCGGAGGCGGCGGGCGGCAGCGCGCGCGCAGTGCAGTCCAGCGACCCGCTGGACCACACGCAGGGCACCGAGGAGTGGAGCGGCGAGGACCGCGGGGGCAAGAGCCGGCAGGCCGAGAAGAAGCGCAAGGCCACGGACCCGCTCGACACCGTCTCCGGCACCGAGGACTGGTAG
- a CDS encoding type IIA DNA topoisomerase subunit B produces MATKKTSYTGADIQVLEGLDPVRKRPAMYIGGTDATGYHHLLWEILDNSVDEVINGYASTVEVTIHKDGKTVTVTDDGRGIPVDIMPKHKKPAVEVILTTLHAGGKFEQGNYIHSGGLHGVGSSVVNALASKLLVEIKRDGKRHVQHYARGRATSQLKVEGPCRGTGTSTTFTPDPEIFGEKLKFDADEVRERLEAKSYLHKGMTVVFRNETAHPVEEVTYKHDGGLAEYLTKVVTERGKAVVPAGTTGFYLSRDNGVRLECALVWTESTDESIRSYVNGIPTAQGGTHEAGLRSAVVKAVRNYIETHNLSPKGVTLTAEDIREGLTALLSTYVVEPQFQGQTKGRLNNPEVAGQVDNVVRPALEKYLNDNKSVAESVIARIVLAARAREASRAASAAVSRKTAVSHRMNLPGKLADCSSTDPGLSELFIVEGDSAGGSAKQGRDRRTQAILPLRGKVLNAEQASTDKVAGNKELTDIVSALGCGIGKDFDATKLRYGRIFLLMDADSDGHHIATLLLTFFYRHLRGLITNGSVYIAQPPLYRVDIGKETYWALDEADRDRIIREKAKGNAKPSIMRFKGLGEMTADELKMTTLDPKNRMALKVTIDNELETDRVINELLGKDVSARFKFIMDRAATVEELDV; encoded by the coding sequence ATGGCGACGAAGAAGACCAGCTACACGGGCGCAGACATCCAGGTCCTCGAGGGCCTGGACCCGGTGCGCAAGCGCCCCGCGATGTACATCGGCGGCACCGACGCGACGGGCTACCACCACCTGCTGTGGGAGATCCTCGACAACTCGGTGGACGAGGTCATCAACGGCTACGCGTCCACCGTGGAGGTCACCATCCACAAGGACGGCAAGACCGTCACGGTGACGGACGACGGGCGCGGCATCCCCGTCGACATCATGCCCAAGCACAAGAAGCCGGCGGTGGAGGTGATCCTCACCACCCTGCACGCGGGCGGCAAGTTCGAGCAGGGCAACTACATCCACTCGGGCGGTCTGCACGGCGTGGGCAGCTCGGTGGTGAACGCGCTCGCGAGCAAGCTGCTCGTGGAGATCAAGCGCGACGGCAAGCGCCACGTGCAGCACTACGCGCGCGGCCGCGCGACCAGCCAGCTCAAGGTGGAGGGGCCCTGCCGCGGCACCGGCACCTCGACCACCTTCACCCCGGACCCGGAGATCTTCGGCGAGAAGCTGAAGTTCGACGCGGACGAGGTGCGCGAGCGGCTCGAGGCGAAGAGCTACCTGCACAAGGGCATGACGGTCGTCTTCCGCAACGAGACGGCCCACCCGGTGGAGGAGGTCACCTACAAGCACGACGGCGGCCTCGCCGAGTACCTGACCAAGGTGGTCACCGAGCGCGGCAAGGCCGTGGTCCCGGCGGGCACCACCGGCTTCTACCTCTCGCGCGACAACGGCGTGCGGCTGGAGTGCGCGCTGGTGTGGACCGAGTCCACGGACGAGTCCATCCGCTCGTACGTGAACGGCATCCCCACCGCCCAGGGCGGTACCCACGAGGCCGGCCTGCGCTCGGCCGTGGTGAAGGCGGTGCGCAACTACATCGAGACGCACAACCTCTCGCCCAAGGGCGTAACGCTCACCGCGGAGGACATCCGCGAGGGGCTCACCGCGCTGCTCTCCACCTACGTGGTGGAGCCGCAGTTCCAGGGCCAGACCAAGGGCCGCCTGAACAACCCGGAGGTTGCGGGCCAGGTGGACAACGTGGTCCGCCCCGCGCTCGAGAAGTACCTCAACGACAACAAGAGCGTGGCCGAGAGTGTCATCGCGCGCATCGTGCTCGCGGCGCGCGCCCGCGAGGCGAGCCGTGCGGCGAGCGCCGCGGTGAGCCGCAAGACGGCCGTGAGCCACCGGATGAACCTGCCCGGCAAGCTCGCGGACTGCTCGAGCACCGACCCCGGCCTCAGCGAGCTGTTCATCGTGGAGGGCGACTCGGCAGGTGGCTCCGCGAAGCAGGGCCGCGACCGGCGCACCCAGGCCATCCTCCCCTTGCGCGGCAAGGTGCTCAACGCCGAGCAGGCCAGCACGGACAAGGTGGCGGGCAACAAGGAGCTCACGGACATCGTGAGCGCGCTGGGCTGCGGCATCGGCAAGGACTTCGACGCGACGAAGCTGCGCTACGGCCGCATCTTCCTGCTGATGGACGCGGACAGCGACGGCCACCACATCGCGACCCTGCTGCTCACCTTCTTCTACCGGCACCTGCGCGGGCTCATCACCAACGGCAGCGTGTACATCGCGCAGCCGCCGCTGTACCGCGTGGACATCGGCAAGGAGACCTACTGGGCGCTGGACGAGGCCGACCGCGACCGCATCATCCGCGAGAAGGCCAAGGGCAACGCCAAGCCCAGCATCATGCGCTTCAAGGGTCTGGGCGAGATGACCGCGGACGAGCTGAAGATGACCACGCTCGACCCCAAGAATCGCATGGCGCTCAAGGTCACCATCGACAACGAGCTGGAGACCGACCGCGTCATCAACGAGCTGCTGGGCAAGGACGTGAGCGCGCGCTTCAAGTTCATCATGGACCGCGCCGCCACCGTCGAGGAGCTGGACGTCTAG
- a CDS encoding DNA topoisomerase (ATP-hydrolyzing) subunit A has protein sequence MVDAAEIKTRKKQPGSGGAGGAGRGNGAGGAAGGSGGDGIVPAGLADEARRRYLNYALSVITSRALPDVRDGLKPVQRRILYGMWNDLNLGHDTKYQKCAQVVGMIMGRYHPHGDASIYEALVRMAQDFSLRYPLVDGHGNFGSLDGDSAAAYRYTECRLEKLSTELLMELERKTVDFRPTYDGTRNEPIVIPSRMPQLLMNGTTGIAVGMATNIPPHQLGELVDACVDLIANPELETKDLLKHVKGPDFPTGGQILNSKKELREIYESGQGSVRVRGEYKLEEQKKGGQNIVITSIPYAVNKSTLVMKIGDLVRERKLPPLLDVRDESTKEVRIVLEIKREADPDLVMAYLYKNTPLQTNFNVNLTCLTPTDNPEVGAPQRLNLKQILQYFLDFRFGVVTRRFQHELEELKRRVHILEGFEKVYDALDEMIRIIRKSEGKADAASKLMARFSLDEVQVDAILEMKLYKLARLEILVVQNELKEKRAEVKRIEGILRDKKKIWATVRDELGEIKAAYNDKRRTKVGGSIEEVEFSEDAFIADEDAHVVLTQDGWIKRVREVKDPSTTRLREGDAVMAVLAGSLKANLVLFSNFGTAYVTRFNDVPASTGYGDPVQKLFKFDDGERIVGALSLDPRLPQPTKMLAVSKHGYGMRFPLEAHTEVSTRAGRRYAKAAEGDELIGVQPVGDKDLVAVLTERTAALVCKVQEINELAGPGRGVTVIKVDEGDRVVAFLTAAPGKKDAAISFETGKGRTLTLSPAKYEVTGRGGKGHEMSRKDSVKDVTQAVVFIPLPEKKE, from the coding sequence ATGGTCGACGCAGCCGAGATCAAGACGCGGAAGAAGCAGCCCGGTTCAGGTGGCGCGGGTGGCGCCGGCCGGGGCAATGGCGCCGGTGGTGCGGCGGGCGGCAGCGGCGGGGACGGCATCGTGCCCGCGGGGCTCGCCGACGAGGCGCGCCGCCGCTACCTCAACTACGCGCTGTCGGTCATCACGTCCCGCGCGCTGCCGGACGTGCGCGACGGCCTCAAGCCGGTGCAGCGCCGCATCCTCTACGGGATGTGGAACGACCTGAACCTCGGCCACGACACGAAGTACCAGAAGTGCGCCCAGGTGGTCGGCATGATCATGGGCCGCTACCACCCGCACGGCGACGCCTCCATCTACGAGGCGCTTGTGCGCATGGCGCAGGACTTCTCCCTGCGCTACCCGCTGGTGGACGGGCACGGCAACTTCGGCTCGCTGGACGGCGACAGCGCCGCGGCCTACCGCTACACCGAGTGCCGCCTGGAGAAGCTCTCCACCGAGCTGCTGATGGAGCTCGAGCGCAAGACGGTGGACTTCCGCCCCACCTACGACGGCACCCGCAACGAGCCCATCGTCATCCCCAGCCGCATGCCGCAGCTGCTGATGAACGGCACCACGGGCATCGCGGTGGGCATGGCCACCAACATCCCGCCCCACCAGCTCGGCGAGCTCGTGGACGCGTGCGTGGACCTCATTGCGAACCCCGAGCTCGAGACGAAGGACCTGCTCAAGCACGTGAAGGGGCCGGACTTCCCCACCGGCGGGCAGATCCTCAACAGCAAGAAGGAGCTGCGCGAGATCTACGAGAGCGGCCAGGGCTCGGTGCGCGTGCGCGGCGAGTACAAGCTCGAGGAGCAGAAGAAGGGCGGCCAGAACATCGTCATCACCTCCATCCCCTACGCGGTGAACAAGAGCACCCTGGTGATGAAGATCGGTGACCTGGTGCGCGAGCGGAAGCTGCCGCCGCTGCTCGACGTGCGCGACGAGTCCACGAAGGAGGTGCGCATCGTGCTGGAGATCAAGCGCGAGGCGGACCCGGACCTCGTGATGGCGTACCTCTACAAGAACACGCCGCTGCAGACGAACTTCAACGTCAACCTCACCTGCCTCACCCCCACGGACAACCCCGAGGTGGGCGCGCCGCAGCGCCTCAACCTCAAGCAGATCCTCCAGTACTTCCTGGACTTCCGCTTCGGCGTGGTCACTCGTCGCTTCCAACACGAGCTGGAGGAGCTCAAGCGCCGCGTCCACATCCTCGAGGGCTTCGAGAAGGTCTACGACGCGCTCGACGAGATGATCCGCATCATCCGCAAGAGCGAGGGCAAGGCGGACGCGGCGAGCAAGCTGATGGCGCGCTTCAGCCTGGACGAGGTCCAGGTGGACGCCATCCTCGAGATGAAGCTCTACAAGCTCGCGCGCCTCGAGATCCTCGTGGTGCAGAACGAGCTCAAGGAGAAGCGCGCCGAGGTCAAGCGCATCGAGGGGATCCTCCGGGACAAGAAGAAGATCTGGGCCACCGTGCGCGACGAGCTGGGCGAGATCAAGGCCGCCTACAACGACAAGCGGCGCACCAAGGTGGGCGGCTCCATCGAGGAGGTGGAGTTCAGCGAGGACGCCTTCATCGCGGACGAGGACGCCCACGTGGTGCTCACGCAGGACGGGTGGATCAAGCGCGTGCGCGAGGTGAAGGACCCCTCCACCACCCGCCTGCGCGAGGGCGACGCGGTGATGGCGGTGCTCGCGGGCAGCCTCAAGGCGAACCTGGTGCTGTTCAGCAACTTCGGCACTGCGTACGTGACGCGCTTCAACGACGTGCCGGCCTCCACCGGCTACGGCGACCCGGTGCAGAAGCTGTTCAAGTTCGACGACGGCGAGCGCATCGTGGGCGCGCTGTCCCTGGACCCGCGCCTGCCGCAGCCCACCAAGATGCTCGCGGTGAGCAAGCACGGCTACGGCATGCGCTTCCCGCTCGAGGCGCACACCGAGGTCTCTACCCGCGCGGGCCGCCGCTACGCGAAGGCGGCCGAGGGCGACGAGCTCATCGGCGTGCAGCCGGTGGGTGACAAGGACCTGGTGGCGGTGCTCACCGAGCGCACGGCCGCGCTGGTGTGCAAGGTGCAGGAGATCAACGAGCTGGCGGGCCCGGGGCGCGGCGTCACGGTGATCAAGGTGGACGAGGGCGACCGCGTGGTGGCCTTCCTCACCGCGGCGCCCGGCAAGAAGGACGCGGCCATCAGCTTCGAGACGGGCAAGGGCCGCACGCTGACGCTGTCCCCGGCGAAGTACGAGGTGACGGGGCGCGGGGGCAAGGGCCACGAGATGAGCCGCAAGGACTCGGTGAAGGACGTCACGCAGGCCGTGGTGTTCATCCCGCTGCCGGAGAAGAAGGAGTAA
- a CDS encoding MBL fold metallo-hydrolase: MSPPPSPQTPLYTRQLKLGPMDNFVYLVGAADAPEVLVVDPAWDVPAIERALQEDGKRLVGAFVSHCHKDHINGLGELLCRHDVPVYAQREEVDFSPDLREHAGALKPLSPGDTLQVGPRAFRALHTPGHTPGSQCLHAEDALVSGDTVFINGCGRCDLRGGDPEAMYRSLTGVLGRLPDGTRLLPGHDYADVPVAPLSDVRAKNPYFGFPDVASFVAFRMRPRR, translated from the coding sequence ATGAGCCCCCCGCCGAGCCCGCAGACCCCGCTCTACACCCGCCAGCTCAAGCTCGGCCCCATGGACAACTTCGTCTACCTGGTGGGCGCGGCGGACGCGCCCGAGGTGCTGGTGGTGGACCCGGCCTGGGACGTGCCGGCCATCGAGCGCGCGCTGCAGGAGGACGGCAAGCGGCTGGTGGGGGCCTTCGTGAGCCACTGCCACAAGGACCACATCAACGGCCTGGGCGAGCTGCTCTGCCGCCACGACGTGCCGGTGTATGCGCAGCGCGAGGAGGTGGACTTCTCGCCGGACCTGCGCGAGCACGCGGGCGCCCTCAAGCCCCTCTCGCCGGGAGACACGCTGCAGGTGGGCCCGCGCGCCTTCCGCGCCCTACACACGCCCGGGCACACGCCGGGCTCGCAGTGCCTGCACGCGGAGGACGCGCTGGTGAGCGGCGACACCGTCTTCATCAACGGCTGCGGCCGCTGCGACCTGCGCGGCGGAGACCCCGAGGCCATGTACAGGAGCCTCACCGGCGTGCTGGGAAGGCTGCCGGACGGCACGCGCCTGCTGCCCGGCCACGACTACGCGGACGTGCCCGTGGCGCCCCTCTCCGACGTGCGCGCGAAGAACCCGTACTTCGGCTTCCCGGACGTGGCCTCCTTCGTCGCGTTCCGCATGCGCCCGCGGCGCTAG
- a CDS encoding agmatine deiminase family protein, giving the protein MSGWLAASALVATACGPTDESELAQDARVTAQEATGTDQVLPRWETAQERQVSAMAAGDAFWAWQCDPSTYQFTSVGTGARFPTEAESTTGVLIGWPDYGCTVPELAGLVKAGLQGNTQVSILTAPNNNNGVTSCLRRAGLTDAQLARVEYVPVDVDSVWIRDYGPEILTKTDGSRRFVDMSYYPVTSSTCSNMQGRVRDDASPTRLAAQWNAEVVRPKLRLEGGNLQTDGKGTCFRAQRNAEARNNFSEWQYTPDELNEVIGAAHNCKVQVMESLVGGVIDHIDMFMTVISSKTILVGQYDPADDATNAAILDRNAAKLAGLGYRVVRVPMPKTYCRKVLAGCYGQEQQVQACDGTNERVWATYMNSIRLGNVLAVPVFKWVPAADKATVAAQEAKALSIYQSEMDREFGKNKVKVVTIQGDGLIPCQGSLHCTTMTYK; this is encoded by the coding sequence ATGAGCGGTTGGCTTGCGGCCTCGGCCCTGGTTGCGACTGCGTGTGGTCCCACGGACGAGTCCGAGCTCGCGCAGGACGCGCGCGTGACCGCGCAGGAGGCCACGGGCACCGACCAGGTGCTGCCGCGCTGGGAGACGGCGCAGGAGCGCCAGGTCAGCGCGATGGCCGCGGGCGACGCGTTCTGGGCCTGGCAGTGCGACCCGAGCACCTACCAGTTCACCTCGGTCGGTACGGGCGCGCGCTTCCCCACCGAGGCCGAGAGCACCACGGGCGTGCTCATCGGCTGGCCGGACTACGGCTGCACCGTGCCGGAGCTCGCCGGCCTGGTGAAGGCGGGCCTGCAGGGCAACACCCAGGTGAGCATCCTCACCGCGCCCAACAACAACAACGGCGTGACCAGCTGCCTGCGCCGCGCGGGCCTCACCGACGCGCAGCTCGCGCGCGTGGAGTACGTGCCGGTGGACGTGGACTCCGTGTGGATCCGCGATTACGGCCCGGAGATCCTCACGAAGACGGACGGCAGCCGCCGCTTCGTGGACATGAGCTACTACCCCGTCACCTCCAGCACCTGCAGCAACATGCAGGGGCGCGTGCGTGACGACGCCTCGCCCACCCGCCTCGCGGCGCAGTGGAACGCCGAGGTGGTGCGTCCCAAGCTGCGCCTCGAGGGCGGCAACCTGCAGACGGACGGCAAGGGCACCTGCTTCCGCGCGCAGCGCAACGCCGAGGCGCGCAACAACTTCAGCGAGTGGCAGTACACCCCGGACGAGCTGAACGAGGTCATCGGCGCCGCGCACAACTGCAAGGTGCAGGTGATGGAGTCGCTGGTGGGCGGCGTCATCGACCACATCGACATGTTCATGACGGTCATCTCGTCGAAGACCATCCTCGTGGGTCAGTACGACCCGGCGGATGACGCGACCAACGCGGCCATCCTGGACCGCAACGCGGCCAAGCTCGCCGGCCTCGGCTACCGCGTGGTGCGCGTGCCCATGCCCAAGACCTACTGCCGCAAGGTGCTCGCCGGCTGCTACGGCCAGGAGCAGCAGGTGCAGGCCTGCGACGGCACCAACGAGCGCGTGTGGGCCACGTACATGAACAGCATCCGCCTGGGCAACGTGCTGGCGGTGCCGGTGTTCAAGTGGGTGCCGGCGGCCGACAAGGCCACCGTCGCGGCGCAGGAGGCGAAGGCGCTCTCCATCTACCAGTCGGAGATGGACCGCGAGTTCGGCAAGAACAAGGTCAAGGTCGTGACCATCCAGGGCGACGGCCTCATCCCCTGCCAGGGCTCGCTGCACTGCACGACGATGACCTACAAGTAG